The following DNA comes from Natranaerovirga pectinivora.
AAATCCTTATTTTGAAGTAAACAATGCCTTGGTCTCAAGATCAAGGATTTTTCAATTAAAATTGTTAACAAAAGAGAATATAAAAAATTTGTTAATAAGAGCATTAGAAGATAAAGAAAAAGGTTTAGGAAGTATTAAAACAACTATTACAGAGGACGCTTTGAATTTTCTTTCTGATATAGCAAATGGTGATGCAAGGGCTGCTCTTAATGCCATAGAATTAGGTACCTTAACAACGAATCCTGATGAGGAAGGAACCATACATATTACTTTAGAGGTTGCTGAGGAGTGTATTCAAAAAAGAGCAATTCAATATGATAAAGATGGAGACAGTCATTATGATACAATATCTGCCTTTATTAAAAGTATGAGAGGTTCTGATCCTGATGCAACTGTTTACTACCTTGCTAGAATGATTTATGCTGGTGAAGATCCTAAGTTTATTGCTCGTAGAATTGTAATATGCGCAGCTGAAGATGTAGGGAATGCAGATCCACGGGCATTACAAGTTGCAGTATCTGCAGCTCAAGCAGTTGATTTTATAGGAATGCCAGAAGGTAGAATAATCTTATCTCAAGCGGCATCCTATGTAGCCAGTGCGCCTAAAAGCAATGCGGCCTATGTTGCTATTGATAGTGCATTGGAAGATGTAAAGAACATCCAAGTTAGAACAATCCCGCCCCATTTAAAAGATGCCCATTATAAAAATGCAAAAGAATTAGGTCATGGGATTTCTTATCAATACGCCCATAGCTTTCCAAATCACTATGTTAAGCAACAATACCTACCAGATGAATTGATAGGGAATACTTATTATAACTTTACCAATCAAGGATATGAAAAAAATATGAAAGACTATTTAGACTTTCTAAAAGGAAGTGACTCATAAAAA
Coding sequences within:
- a CDS encoding AAA family ATPase, whose amino-acid sequence is MDLFDLMRKNTLEKESPLAARMRPTTIDEVVGQEHIIGEDKLLYRAIKADKLSSIIFYGPPGTGKTTLAKVIANTTKSNFVQLNATVAGKKDIQEVVKVAKDNIGMYGQKTILFVDEIHRFNKAQQDSLLPYVEEGTIIFIGATTENPYFEVNNALVSRSRIFQLKLLTKENIKNLLIRALEDKEKGLGSIKTTITEDALNFLSDIANGDARAALNAIELGTLTTNPDEEGTIHITLEVAEECIQKRAIQYDKDGDSHYDTISAFIKSMRGSDPDATVYYLARMIYAGEDPKFIARRIVICAAEDVGNADPRALQVAVSAAQAVDFIGMPEGRIILSQAASYVASAPKSNAAYVAIDSALEDVKNIQVRTIPPHLKDAHYKNAKELGHGISYQYAHSFPNHYVKQQYLPDELIGNTYYNFTNQGYEKNMKDYLDFLKGSDS